A genomic stretch from Lathyrus oleraceus cultivar Zhongwan6 chromosome 2, CAAS_Psat_ZW6_1.0, whole genome shotgun sequence includes:
- the LOC127118884 gene encoding eukaryotic translation initiation factor 4 gamma-like, which produces MTSEAFKLKGLSEQVHNDFIRDARIRLQERLAREVEERARQEAEEKARQEELQRIKEAEAKALADAVVAEAEEKAKAAAEEAARLVEESAAKNDALTQGETFNFVPLVLKTLEKLQKEQQVIYHSILHCTMAVRIGIKRILCTKEQVFP; this is translated from the exons atgacctctgaagccttcaagctgaaaggcctctctgaacaagtccacaatgacttcatcagagacgctaGGATCAGACTCCAAGAGCGTCTAGCCAGAGAAGTTGAGGAGCGGGCAAGAcaggaagctgaagagaaagcaagacaagaagaacttcagagaatcaaagaagctgaagccaaagctcttgctgatgctgttgttgctgaaGCTGAGGAAAAAGCAAAAGCTGCCGCTGAAGAAGCAGCTCGCCTTGTTGAAGAGTCTGCTGCCAAAAATGATGCACTGACTCAGGGGGAGACCTTCAACTTCGTCCCTCTGGTCCTGAAGACCCTTGAAAAGCTGCAGAAAGAACAACAG gtcatttatcattccatattgcattgcaccatggcagtcagaattggcatcaagagaatcctttgtacaaaagagcaagtctttccttga